The genome window TGCCCGGATCACAACGTTCACTAGCACAATCGAAGGATGTATGTTGGTTACGTCAATGTAATCGCTAAGGACAATCTCTCTGCTCTATGTCCTCGCCGTTTAAATTTCAAATTCTCAGCGATGCTGTCAAGATATATCGAGTCGTCTGGGGCTTCTACAATTTTCTCAGCCCGAACCACCTAGAGATTGATTCTCCTCTTAGCCCTGGAGAGGCCATCGTTGCCCTATGGCCATGTACGTGTGACCGGTAGCTCACAACGGTCATCTATGTACCATGCGGCGGGTATCTTGGTGTGAACACCACACAATTTTCGGGCGAGTTGCGTACCCCATGTAACGCTTCCTTCCCCTCACACCCTTCCTCACAGATCAATCTTTCtactgtacggagtaggggTTGTTGATTGACGAACAATCTCTTCGAATTCCAGGTTCTACCACCTTTCGAGGATAGTCTACTGCATTGTTTGTCATGGCTTACAATGCCTTGTCGTGCTTGGCTATACCTTTTTTGAGATGATATGTATTAGTTCACCACGCGCTCAGGCAGGTCAACACAAAGCCGTTTCATGTGGATCAATTCAGATGCCATCTTTCTCAGATGTCAACCCCACAAACGACAGCTGGCTCGTGATATCTTGCAAGCTCTTCAAGTGGGCAGTGTACGAGAGATGCATTTGATCCAATACCGGCCAGCACCGCGCACCAAGTTGCCTGAAAGTGCCGTACAATGGATGTAATGCCGAAGCCGAAGaatagaaagaaaagaagctgGAACTTGATACCCGTTTCCGTGCAAGGGCACCCAGGACCTTGGAGTGAGACGAGACGCCTGATTGACTTCCGGAACATTAGCGTTCATCAGAGCGGAGATGTCGCCAAACTTGTCCCATTTTGCCCTACAGGGGGGCCAGGGTTTTGTTCGTTCGTCCATCCGTCACAACATATGGATGGGCCCAGCCACAATGCAACAGCCGTGACAATGATGTCATTGTTGCTATCCAAGATCCTTCCACGTTAGTCAACCCACGAGGCTGAAACCGTTATCGAAGCCTCTAAGGAGCAAGACATGGAGTAGTAATGGCAAGGGACTTGGGAGAATACTACTGTGCTCACTGTACTGGCGCATTCATTACAGAACAGGTTAGAGTTGTCAACGTGGCACCCTCTTTCGCCAGTCAGACTGGGACGCTAGGTATCATCTTTCGAGTCCACCTACTGATGGATGCCCCCGCATGATGATTGAGGGAACTTGAGCATCGCGAATAGCAAGCTCTTTAGAGGCGTTGACGTCATCGGAAAGTTTTGCTGGCCCCTCCACTAAACAATTCAATTTTATACTACTCGGTCGAAACATTCGAACAAGCTTCAGACTCCTCCCTCATGGTCGTCCCGTTGTTCCCCGGTCCAACATCTTCAGCAATCAATTGGTGGAAGTTTACCGACACCTATGAGAAATCAGATGGAAAACAGTACTGCCTATCAACATCCATATGATCAGGGTCCTGATTATCAGAACTGCATATAGCCGCGAATACTGCATCCATACCTGCGGCATGATTATTACATATCTTGAGCTTTGTCACACGAATGTGTGAAGGGAACGGAGTAATCAATAACGATTTCTGCTGGTTTGCTAGGGTGAGCTTCCACCGGTAACGCCCAATTTGGGAACGAGCCCTACCTTAATCCACCTGTTATGCAGCACCCTGTTTCCGTATACTGGGGTCGAATGTGACCCTGTGGTCAGCCTCCAGCATCGGCAAACCCCTACTTTGAATACTAACCGCAACTTTATTCGCTTTGCTCTGTGGGATCGGAGCCAGATCTTGACAATTCGGTTTTCAGGGGTGGGTGCATGCCAGGAGACCCAACTGTTCAAGATACTATCCTGACTGGGGCTTCTTGAACACTGGTTTCACGTATCAAacgatggcttcttggaGCGCGGTTCGGGGCATGTCGACGATTCATTGGAATCCTTTCACATTCCGAGACGAGCTGGTGCTCCCTCAGCTGCGATCTCGAAAATTGATGGTCTCGATGGCTCCGTCAACTGAGTATGCCTATCATCGAGCGGCTGGTGCCGTACACTACACTGCAGTCAAGCCACCACACCCCTCTCCCTTGCTGAGGGTCACAGTACTGGGTACTTTCAAGCATgttcaatctcatcaccgGCAGTTCGAGATTATCATCAACACATTGTCATCTTGCCGCTCTCGGTTACCAGCTCGTGTTGTAAGCGAGTGTTATCTTTGGGACCTCAAATTCAACTGGCGAGAAAACttcgttttcttttttccaaGGATGATGAATCAGGGTCCTCTTCCAGAAGCCTTCGGTACCACAGGGCTTAAAAGTTTGACTGGAACTGCCATACCTAACGGGGACACGATCAGGTTGATCACTACATCATCGCACGTCCTACCCATGCGCATCTGCCCTCCTTGAACGGTTTTTGGGGGGATTCCTGCCCCCCTTCTCCACGCTTTCTGTACCTGAATTGGTCTCTTTCGTAGTGACCGCAAAGGCTTGATGGTGAAGGGGGCTGATCGTTGCTTGGGCAGTACGTCCGCTCCGGCAATCTCAATGGCGCGTTGCTGGTGAGAGACAGGCCAAGATGCCCAAAATAAGAAACCCATTTACTCCCTATTTTTGGAAATGCTATTTTCATCCCAACAGCGACGATCTCGGTTGGATATGCACATGGGTATTTGAACTCCAGGGGTTTTTggggatggtggtggtggtggtggtggtggtggtgagttTGGTGATAGTTGCATGCAAATGTCGACAATGTTGACGCGTCCTTTATCGACTCATGATCACCGCCATTCTGCTGTCAAGGGGAACGATTTGCGCTGAAGAACTGAATCGTGACATGCCATTTACTGGGTTATGACTCGTGTGGTTTTGCTATCATGTCCCTCAACATTACAGCTACAAGCCGTCTCATGGCTGCGCTGGTTATCCACATTGTTTGGGTCACAACGGGTTGCAttccaggccaaggccagaatgttcctcatcttctggacAGCGTTTATGTAGAATAGTGGCTTTGAAGGCAAGAGTAAGTAAAGCAGAATATGGGTAGATATGTGTGGCTCTATACATCGTAAGGTCTACATTTTCCCTCAATCGCTGACCAAACAGAGTGAACAGTTCACGTCGAATAAATAACAGAAGAACATAAAATAGGTGCTTGTAGGACTTCTCCATACCCGGGTAGATATTCCGGgcaaataaaataaaacagACCATAAACTCTAGTCTAGTCAATCGGTTGTGATATCTGGAGATTTTAGACTAAGCGATATAGGGTAGGCAGACATCCACCATCACGGATACATGTGTTGAATAGGCAGGAATCATGCGTATCAAATGTGCCACAACTGAAGCGCTACATTTGTGCAGGGCTCGTCGAGCCGGAGGATGCTCCATGTTGAGATCAGTCCCATTTAGCTTACGGTTGAGAAAAGACTAAGCCGGTGAACTATCTTATAAATCAGTTATAATACGGCAATTAAGTCAAGGTTGGGGTTATTTCATGACACTACTCGGCGATGGTATGATAACGCTGAGTATTATggttactatttttaatcaAGGTATCCTATATCAATGGAGACTTTGATGAACTGTAGGTATACGGTTACTCAAGAAGTGTGACCAGACAGCCCATGCAATTTCAGATCTTACATGCACATGACTGGAACACTAGTATAGCCTGGATTCCGGAAGCAGATGTAAATAATCAAGTTGAATATACCCCTGTTGAGCAACATGGACAGAGCCAGCAGATAAGATGATGTTCTCCCTATCTTAAGTGCAAAGTCAACACGGATAGGGATGTTCATACAAGAGTCTTGTTAGATGAAAGGGAAAGGCCTGACAGTATTAAGATGGAGGACTATTTAAAATAGCCTCGAAGATGATTGCCTCTATGGGCATCATCAGTTTGTCCTTGCTGTCTAGATAGGCGGTAAACATATCAGGTAGCAAGGCAAATGTATAGGCGAACCTGACTAACAAAGTCTGGATGAAGGCGATGCGTAAACATGATACGCCCGGTTCTTACGGTTACCGGCGACAGTCCAGACTCTGACTGAAACCATATAAACAGGTAGGAAGGTGTCTTGTGTTagacttttttattttatataagaagcCATGCCCCTTTGTTTATTTTGTACTCCGTGATCTTTACAGACAGAATGACGCAAAACCATCTATTCCTCATCActgtcatcctcctcctcggcgtTCTCCAGCCACTCCACCAATACACGACACTTTTCTTTCAGCAATGTCATAGCCTCACCTTCAACGGTACGCTCATTACCCCACCAACTCAGAataccctcctcctcaaggaTATCGAGCGCATATAGCTGCTGTAGCATTGCGGCGAGGAGAGTGCCAACACGGGACTGCTCGGGTCCTTGGGAGCGCGTGAGTGCCTTCTGGAGCGCAATGATGAACTCGACTTGCTCGGcctcattatcatcatcgccaccaaTTCCGACCTCATTGATGAACTTTGCTGCACCCTTGCGAGCCCTTAACGCTTGTTCAGCGGCCTTGCTGGGTTCGAGATTGCCGTGCTCAGGGGTCATGAGGTCGACTGCGTGACGGGCAAATGCAGTGGCCACAGCTCGGCGCATCATAGCGTCCGAGGCATCGTTGGAGAGACGCAAGCCCATGAACTCAAGCTTAGCCGAATCGAAATCACCGGACTCGGCACGAAGAGCGTCGACCAGACCGTGTACGGCCTCGCTGTGGAATGAGAGTTTGTCGCCAGCATCATCGGAGGCGAAGGACGTGCGGCGGGAAGGGTCGGTGGTGTCGACGTGCAGCGAATTCTCATCCGGAATATCTTCAGAGATTTCCGAAGACAGTGTCGACACCGATGAGGTGGAGATATTGAACTGGGAAAGGTTGTACATGAGACTCTTCTGAAGTTGGCAGGGGTCTCTctcgtcaacctcatcatcctcagggtCCTTGAATGCTGCGGCGTTGGTACCAGATCCAAGCAACTCGGTATCCGGCGTCAAGGGATTGCCCTTAGAATCGACGCATGAAATGACAGTATCTTTAGGGGGACTAATGCTCTTGCCAATGGTGGCACCAAAGGAGATGAGACTGCCTTCTGCTATAGTTGAGTTCTCTCCAATAGTGACCGAATCTGCCACGATAGATCGGTATATCCTTGCGTCGTCCCCGACTGTGGTGTCATCCCAGATGTAACAGTCCTTCAGAATGACATTCTTACCAATCTTGCAGTCTCGCCCAATTATGCAATTGGAGATTCTACTTTCCGGGCCAATGTAGCTGTTGCGTCCGATGACCGAGTTCTGGACTTGGGAAGTATTCGCGTAGAATGCACCGTGCTCGACCACAACCCCTGGTCTGTGACGCTGGTAAGCCTGTTTGGGAACAATATTGCACTCTGGAATGAAGGGATAAGTCCATCGGCCTAGAATGTCGCGGCTGATGGCATCGTACTGCTGTAAATTGCTTGCTCGGGCGGCGTAACCCTCCTCGCAAATCTCTGTATAGATCATCTTGCCGTTCAGCTCCCAGTCCTTGAGCACGCCGTGAAGGAAGTTTCTCCTGGGAAGCTCGTAGTCGAAACTTTCTGACCAAAGCGCAAGTACCTCGGGTGTACAAATGTCGATCTGAGCATCGATGAGGTCGGATCGAATCTCGAATTCGGTGGATAGCTCATCCACGACAGCTGGATCTAATGACATGTATCGATCGCTTGCTAAGGGGCTCATCTCATCGTAGTGAAGACATCGTTGAGTCTTTGTGTCGACCACAAAAATGGGCGTGATTCCGTTCGTCTTTGTTCGGTGATCATCCTCTCCACCACTGCGCAACACCATTGTCATGATATTGGCTGCGCTGTCTTGCCTCCGTTTTCGGTGCGCCGCCAGAGCACCATCAAGCATTATGTTGGACACGAGGTCGCCATGCACGAGGATAAAATCGCCATCGACAAGAGATCTCTTGTCCATATCTCGTAGGACATCGCCGGCTGATCGGGCATCGGAGACTCGGACAAATTGTAGAACGGAAAAGGGAGACGTGCGCGCGGCTGCTGACCACCGAGATCGGCTGATGTAGTCTTCGACTTGGTCGGTATGAGCACCACAGTAGATGTAGACTTCGTTGACACCGTTCATGGCTAGAAATTCAAGGGTATACTCGATGAGGGGGGTGTTTGCGAGAGGGAGAAGACACTGCGAATAAGCCCATTAGTACGAATACACGGCCGAGGCGAGCAGGAGGACATACTCTTGGCTTCTCGGTGGTGAAGGGCTTGAATCTGTCTTGAAAGGAGTCGGCAAGGACCTGAAGAATACGCTGTGAGCTTGCGCCGGTCTCGAAGAATAAGATACCCCGCCATGTCACTTACAACCGCCTGGAGAACATCCTCGCTTTTGCTCTCGGCTCCTGTTTTTGAGGACTTTTTGCCCTTGCCACTATTGCCCTTGTGCGACATGGTTACTTGTCGGGGTTAGAGCGTTGCGTCCGAGATGTTTGGGCGAATATTGTGAAGTTTAAGTTGAAGCGCACGCGAACCGTGGGGTTAGGTCAAATTTCCAGTGACTCAATCAACAGAACCTACCTCCCCACCTCACCTCGGTGTAGGGGCTCTCACCTCGGTGAATTAGTCAAACTGCTCTGCTGAGTAATCACACAAACCCTCCAACTCCCCAAAGAACTAATCGCCCGTTGATCTGGTGGAAATAATATTACCCGACGCCGAACGATGGGTTCTGATAGACTTCGTGGACATTCCAGACTTCACTTTGCTACACATACCAGGCATAACACTTCAGCTCGCTATATCTGGAGCTTTGACTGTAACACGCGGACCACTCAAATTCCGAAAACACCCAACACTTACATATTTGTGACCTCCACAAGGTATCTCAGTAGTTGTGTTTCCGCCTTGTTTGTTTCTCCGCAAGCCTAGACGCCCGAGCGTCTAAGTTTCGCTTAACAAGGAGCTATTGCCTTTGGAGGAGGGGGTTTGACTTTTGACAGACAGCTGACACTCGAACTGGCTCGATAATGGCGTCTCTCAATGAGGCCCGTTTAAGCACGAGCCTGGCGGAATATGAACGACAGGCACATGCTCAGGAACAGGCAGTACTCATCGGGTGAGAAGACTTGGTGTCGCTTCGGTTCCGGGAGGCTGTAGCGCCCGATCGGGGACTAAACTAGAGAGGCAACATTTATCTATGCGGCTTCGCCGGCGGTCCGACAACTTTCGGGTCGTTTGGTTTCCTTTTTAgcatcttccatcttgagcaGGGGAAACAACATGCTAAAATTAGAGGGTGGATAGGGCTTCTGGCAGCTGGAATTGTCCAAGCATCAACTGTAGAGTTGTCCCTTGGTGGATCCGGTTCCTCGACGAACGAGGGAAATATCCGAGACAATGAGAGACACAACTTGAAATATAGTCAAAGCGATGGTCTCAGACGACCTACCATGCAACGAAACCTTGCCGGCTGGGAGATGACCGTGGATAGTGTGGCTGTCAAATGTTGTTTGCGTTCAATACGTTCACGAAGGCATCCGCAActgtcttttttatatatcttggGTCCTAGGCATGTCTCGGTCGTAGAATTTGATGCAGATGTCTCTCAATTTAGACAGTCGCAAGTCAATTAGGTCAGGTTTGTGGTGGTAATCCAGCTTTGTAGATGCCCTCGACCTACCTAACCCTGAGAGGTAGTGCGTGGGTGTGATGATCTTGCGAAATGTGCTTCAAAACGCTGCCCTAGTGTTATTCATAAGTACAAACTGTACAGAGTACCTAGATGATGGTTATCGACCAAGGCCAGGCCAACAAAAGTCTTCCATCTGAGGGTTTTCAGTGATAAAAGCTACAAAGGTAAGGCAAACCTCAGGAATTCAGGGTCCTCTCCCCCTGTCATTAAACAACCCCGCAAATAGGCCCTAATAATTCAAAAGAACTAATAAAAGAATGATTTCTGAGAGTACAAGCGCTGGACCCTCCCTTCATCTTTGCCCTTTTAAGGAATTCTCAGCCGTGCACTGTGTTAGGTCGCCAGATTAGTTTGAGGCAGGTGATAGATTGCGATCTCCATATCTGCGGTTCGTGTACAGTGTGCCCGCATCCGCTCGTACAGTTGCAATGAAGGTAGCTACCCGCTTCGTTCTCGCCCTCGTTCTTTGCCAACGGCCACGGTCTCGACCGATCATGGACCTCTCGCTTGTTTCTATCTTGACCTCCACATTTGAACAAACTATTGCTTCCCGACAGAGCATCTTGGGGGTTCAAGAGTCTATCTTGACGTTCAATAAGATGCGGCAGTCGCTTCTTCAGCACCCACACTCTACCCGACGACCACAAAGCACGCGAACCGTACAGTAAAGGACAGTGCTTGATATCCTATAACAGGAATAGACGCGAAAAATAACAGGCTAAAAAGAAACATTATCATATCCTGGTCTAGCATTGCTAGATCGAGTTCCGGCTTCCACTTTCGATGTTACTCAATATTGCTTGGACTCTATTCAGCTTCGCTGATCTCCCTTATTGCAGCTAAATCCGTACCACAGCATGCGAGGAAAGATGACCATTCCGGGCAAGGACAACACTAAGACCTGATATGCTGCGGCCAGTACTCAAGCATTGGCTGAGACTGAGGGTGTCGTCTCAGTTCTTGGCTGACTTTCTATGACTCTGGTTCGACGATAACCGAAACGTCTACAGCAAGTGGTCATTAGCGGACTGGTTCCTCACTCTCATAAGCTATTCTCTCGGAACGTTTCCCTCATGTCTTTTCAGCTTTCTTCCAAGGCAACGGCTAGGCTGTTGATTGAGCATGGTGTTGCAATGTACGGGGTAAGGTTCTCAGGTTTTCTCAGTATTTTATCCCTAGCGCTGTGTCGATGCCCCGATCTTGCTGCATCATGATTCtcttccagatcttctcACAAAGCGTCAGCGCCCAACACTGGGTCCTCAGTCAACGCAAACTACAGGGTCTAATGGTGTAAGAAAACCTGACCGGCCCTTACATCGAATCTGTATGGAAACACCAGTCATGGTTTCATACACCTCGAGGGCAACACAGTCTCAAGACATACCCTTAATTATTCATCCCCGACAACTGGGAGTCTCACTACTGTTTAGTTAAGAACGTTGGCGTTTGGCTTGACCAGGGAACCGCCGAGCTTAGCTAACAACGACATGCCTCTATCTGGAGCCTAGAAATAGGCAGTCGCATTATCAATACCACTCAAACTACGATTATAGCCATCTGATGTCATCAATGTTGCTGTATCGAAGAGAACTATGGTTGTGGCTACATGATTTAGACAGTAGCCAGATTTCCAGGCTGCTGGGTCTCCAATCCCGAGTCATGAGCTACAACCACGACAGGTATCTTCCGTTGATCGAGTGAGAGAAATTCCCAGCATTCCACAGCATGCTACAAATGCAGTCAGGAACGTGGCCCCAGTACTCAACACTAGGAACACTTTACGACGGCTTTCTCATCTAGTTAAAGTCTGAGTTGATTGGTCACGTTGGAAGTTTAAGCTGACACAATAGCGCAAGCACCTGGACACAAAGCTGGCCAGGCGTCTATTGCTACATCAAGGAAAGCATTCTTTATCTCTGCTGTCGGCTGCCCAAGTCTTGAATAACACCACCTGCATCCGCCTCCCTACATGGCGCAACACTGCATGGCTTTACAAATGGAAC of Fusarium musae strain F31 chromosome 5, whole genome shotgun sequence contains these proteins:
- a CDS encoding hypothetical protein (EggNog:ENOG41~BUSCO:EOG09260RS7), yielding MSHKGNSGKGKKSSKTGAESKSEDVLQAVVLADSFQDRFKPFTTEKPRCLLPLANTPLIEYTLEFLAMNGVNEVYIYCGAHTDQVEDYISRSRWSAAARTSPFSVLQFVRVSDARSAGDVLRDMDKRSLVDGDFILVHGDLVSNIMLDGALAAHRKRRQDSAANIMTMVLRSGGEDDHRTKTNGITPIFVVDTKTQRCLHYDEMSPLASDRYMSLDPAVVDELSTEFEIRSDLIDAQIDICTPEVLALWSESFDYELPRRNFLHGVLKDWELNGKMIYTEICEEGYAARASNLQQYDAISRDILGRWTYPFIPECNIVPKQAYQRHRPGVVVEHGAFYANTSQVQNSVIGRNSYIGPESRISNCIIGRDCKIGKNVILKDCYIWDDTTVGDDARIYRSIVADSVTIGENSTIAEGSLISFGATIGKSISPPKDTVISCVDSKGNPLTPDTELLGSGTNAAAFKDPEDDEVDERDPCQLQKSLMYNLSQFNISTSSVSTLSSEISEDIPDENSLHVDTTDPSRRTSFASDDAGDKLSFHSEAVHGLVDALRAESGDFDSAKLEFMGLRLSNDASDAMMRRAVATAFARHAVDLMTPEHGNLEPSKAAEQALRARKGAAKFINEVGIGGDDDNEAEQVEFIIALQKALTRSQGPEQSRVGTLLAAMLQQLYALDILEEEGILSWWGNERTVEGEAMTLLKEKCRVLVEWLENAEEEDDSDEE